A genomic stretch from Corynebacterium kutscheri includes:
- a CDS encoding long-chain-fatty-acid--CoA ligase, which translates to MSAYETKAWVKQYAPWTNPEADLDDHTTLCDIYDENLAKNPNRPATYFFGRTQTYAELDQQVRAAAVGLKAFGIRPGDKVAIVLPNCPQHLVAFYAILKLGATVVEHNPLYTAHELRGLFRDHGARVAIGWDKATDTLEKLRGDTPLETIISVNLIEAMPRSKQMLLSLPLPFIKAKRDALSGEAPNTIAWSTLLSHAIGGNSASFVPAEIAQKDIALILYTSGTTGVPKGALLSHGNMVSNLMMGMQWFSDLGEKPERFLAALPLFHVYGMLLNCALGVKVGAEIILLPAPQIPLIMEVLKKHTPTFLPGVPTLYEKIIAEAHAKNIELKGIRSSFSGAATLPVETVQAWEELTGGTLVEGYGLTETSPVVCGNPMDGNRRPGYVGIPFPSTEVRIANPDNLDETMPDGQEGEILVRGPQVFQGYLNKPEATAEAFHNGWLRTGDAGVMEEDGFVRLVARIKEIIITGGFNVYPAEVEEVLTAHPDVLDVAVVGRPRNDGSEDVVACVTLRDGAALDPAGLKDFARERLTRYKVPRTFYHFEDLARDQLGKIRRRQVQADLLELLA; encoded by the coding sequence ATGAGCGCGTATGAAACCAAAGCCTGGGTTAAGCAGTATGCACCCTGGACTAATCCAGAAGCAGACCTCGACGATCACACCACCTTATGTGATATTTACGACGAGAACCTAGCTAAAAACCCGAACCGTCCAGCAACCTATTTTTTTGGTCGCACTCAAACCTATGCCGAGCTTGACCAGCAGGTACGCGCCGCTGCCGTAGGGCTTAAGGCCTTCGGTATTCGCCCTGGCGATAAGGTAGCTATTGTGCTGCCTAACTGTCCGCAGCACCTCGTCGCGTTCTATGCCATCTTGAAACTTGGTGCCACAGTTGTTGAACACAATCCGCTTTATACTGCTCACGAGCTGCGTGGATTATTTAGAGATCACGGTGCACGCGTGGCTATTGGTTGGGATAAGGCAACCGATACTTTAGAAAAGCTGCGTGGCGATACTCCCCTAGAAACCATTATCTCGGTGAACCTTATCGAGGCAATGCCACGCTCCAAGCAAATGTTGCTCTCGTTACCGCTGCCTTTTATTAAGGCTAAGCGTGATGCCCTTAGTGGCGAAGCCCCCAATACTATTGCCTGGTCTACCCTATTAAGCCATGCCATTGGTGGCAATAGTGCTTCCTTTGTGCCAGCAGAAATCGCCCAAAAAGATATTGCGCTTATTCTTTATACTTCCGGCACCACAGGTGTGCCTAAGGGAGCATTACTCTCACATGGGAACATGGTTTCCAACCTCATGATGGGTATGCAATGGTTTAGTGATTTAGGAGAAAAACCAGAGCGATTCCTTGCCGCACTGCCGCTATTCCATGTCTATGGCATGTTGTTAAACTGCGCATTAGGGGTCAAGGTTGGTGCAGAAATCATTCTGCTACCTGCACCACAGATCCCACTCATTATGGAAGTACTCAAAAAGCACACTCCTACCTTCCTACCGGGTGTGCCTACCTTATACGAGAAAATCATTGCCGAAGCGCATGCTAAAAATATTGAGCTTAAAGGTATTCGCTCCTCCTTTTCTGGCGCGGCAACTCTTCCAGTAGAAACTGTCCAAGCGTGGGAAGAGCTCACCGGCGGCACTTTAGTCGAAGGCTATGGCCTTACTGAAACTTCCCCGGTAGTTTGTGGTAATCCGATGGATGGTAACCGTCGTCCTGGTTATGTGGGTATTCCGTTTCCTTCTACCGAAGTTCGCATTGCTAATCCAGATAATCTCGATGAGACCATGCCCGATGGCCAAGAGGGCGAGATATTAGTGCGTGGCCCACAGGTTTTCCAAGGGTATCTGAATAAACCGGAAGCAACTGCCGAGGCTTTCCATAATGGTTGGCTGCGCACCGGTGATGCTGGTGTGATGGAAGAGGACGGCTTTGTTCGCCTGGTTGCCCGCATTAAGGAAATCATTATTACTGGTGGCTTTAATGTCTATCCTGCTGAGGTCGAAGAAGTACTGACTGCCCATCCGGATGTGCTTGATGTTGCGGTAGTTGGTCGCCCGCGTAACGACGGCTCGGAAGATGTAGTCGCCTGTGTTACTCTCCGCGATGGTGCAGCTCTTGATCCAGCTGGGTTAAAAGACTTCGCTCGCGAACGGCTCACCCGCTATAAAGTGCCTCGTACCTTCTATCACTTTGAAGATCTCGCTCGTGACCAGCTGGGCAAGATTCGTCGTCGTCAGGTGCAAGCTGATCTTCTGGAGCTATTAGCTTAG
- a CDS encoding DMT family transporter, translated as MSSNVLAVFFALASALTIAWGTVVRHRVATEASEHVFFSAIRRPRWWIGMSTALIGYGLQVVALGFGTLLIVQPILVLSLMFTLPLSARYDGRKLASDEMTWASLLTIAVAILVILGKPLPGKPQPELSEWRTAVVIGAVILIGMWLWAKRTANLNQRALLLGSVTGGIYGFVAVLSKATVDVFTHAGGWGLLTSWQLYSLIALASLGAFVQQYAFNAGRLKNSLPAMTIVEPIVAFALGYAILGEKFQVSGWNWTLMALALIVMILSTIALSSRRVG; from the coding sequence ATGTCTTCTAACGTACTCGCAGTTTTTTTCGCACTTGCCTCTGCGCTCACAATCGCGTGGGGCACTGTCGTGCGCCACCGAGTCGCTACCGAAGCTTCTGAACACGTCTTTTTTTCCGCTATTCGCCGACCACGCTGGTGGATTGGTATGTCCACCGCACTCATTGGCTATGGATTACAAGTTGTTGCCTTAGGGTTTGGCACTCTCCTTATTGTGCAACCCATTCTGGTGCTCTCCTTAATGTTTACCCTGCCTCTATCCGCACGTTACGACGGACGCAAACTCGCTTCTGATGAGATGACCTGGGCCAGCCTGCTTACCATCGCGGTGGCAATCCTGGTTATTTTAGGAAAACCGCTTCCGGGAAAACCACAACCAGAACTCTCCGAATGGCGCACGGCAGTAGTTATTGGAGCAGTCATTCTTATCGGCATGTGGCTGTGGGCAAAACGTACCGCTAATTTAAACCAGCGCGCACTACTGCTAGGCAGTGTTACCGGCGGAATCTATGGTTTTGTGGCGGTACTTTCTAAAGCCACTGTCGATGTATTTACTCACGCTGGCGGGTGGGGGTTACTCACTAGCTGGCAGCTCTATAGCCTTATTGCCCTGGCTAGTTTGGGCGCTTTTGTGCAGCAATACGCCTTTAATGCCGGCCGGTTAAAAAATTCTCTTCCAGCAATGACTATCGTCGAACCCATCGTTGCTTTCGCATTAGGCTATGCCATTTTAGGGGAAAAATTCCAGGTCTCCGGGTGGAATTGGACACTTATGGCACTAGCACTCATCGTTATGATCTTATCGACGATCGCCCTATCGAGTCGCCGCGTCGGCTAA
- a CDS encoding aspartate kinase, with amino-acid sequence MALVVQKYGGSSLETPERIRRVAERIVATKKQGNDVVVVCSAMGDTTDELLDMAAQVNPVPPAREMDMLLTAGERISNALVAMAIESFGAQAQSFTGSQAGVITTERHGNARIVEVTPGRVREALDAGKICLVAGFQGVNRESKDVTTLGRGGSDTTAVALAAALNADVCEIYSDVDGVYTADPRIVANAQKLDKLSFEEMLELAASGSKILVLRSVEYARAFDVPLRVRSSYSNDPGTLVSGSMEDIPVEEAILTGVATDSSEAKITVMGIPDSPGAAAGVFRALADAEINIDTVLQNVSSLEDNRTDITFTCPRADGPRAVEILRALQPKNDWQSVVYDDQIGKVSLVGAGMKSHPGVTAEFCEALRDQGINIELISTSEIRISVIIRESDLPAATRALHEKFDLGGEIEAVVYAGTGR; translated from the coding sequence ATGGCTCTTGTCGTACAAAAATACGGCGGTTCCTCATTGGAAACACCAGAACGTATCCGTCGTGTTGCCGAGCGGATTGTGGCCACAAAAAAACAGGGCAATGACGTTGTTGTTGTGTGCTCTGCCATGGGTGATACCACTGATGAGCTACTTGATATGGCTGCTCAGGTCAACCCGGTACCACCGGCGAGAGAAATGGATATGCTGCTTACTGCTGGTGAGCGTATCTCGAATGCATTGGTGGCCATGGCAATTGAGTCTTTTGGGGCTCAAGCGCAGTCTTTTACTGGTTCACAAGCTGGCGTGATTACCACCGAGCGTCACGGCAATGCTCGAATTGTGGAGGTTACTCCTGGTCGGGTGCGTGAAGCTTTAGACGCGGGCAAGATTTGTTTGGTAGCCGGTTTTCAAGGCGTTAACCGCGAATCGAAAGATGTGACAACTTTAGGCCGAGGTGGCTCAGACACCACAGCGGTAGCCCTAGCAGCTGCGCTGAATGCCGATGTGTGCGAGATTTATTCCGATGTCGACGGTGTATATACTGCGGATCCACGTATCGTGGCCAATGCACAAAAATTAGACAAACTCTCTTTTGAAGAAATGTTGGAATTGGCTGCAAGTGGTTCCAAGATTCTTGTTTTGCGCAGTGTTGAGTATGCCCGCGCCTTTGACGTGCCGCTGCGCGTTCGTTCGTCGTATAGCAATGATCCCGGTACGTTAGTTTCCGGTTCAATGGAGGATATTCCCGTGGAAGAAGCAATTTTAACCGGTGTGGCAACCGATAGTTCTGAAGCCAAGATTACGGTCATGGGAATTCCAGATTCTCCCGGTGCCGCCGCTGGGGTTTTTCGCGCTCTTGCCGATGCGGAAATCAATATTGATACGGTGCTGCAAAATGTTTCTTCGCTAGAAGATAACCGCACTGATATTACCTTTACTTGCCCGCGTGCTGATGGTCCGCGTGCGGTGGAGATCCTGCGTGCCTTGCAGCCTAAGAATGACTGGCAATCGGTGGTTTATGACGATCAGATTGGCAAGGTTTCTTTGGTTGGCGCTGGTATGAAGTCGCACCCAGGAGTGACTGCGGAGTTTTGTGAAGCGTTGCGCGATCAAGGGATTAATATTGAGCTTATTTCTACTTCGGAAATTCGTATTTCAGTGATTATCCGCGAGTCAGATCTGCCGGCAGCCACCCGCGCACTTCATGAGAAATTCGATCTTGGTGGTGAAATAGAAGCTGTTGTTTATGCCGGAACGGGGCGCTAA
- a CDS encoding DUF5979 domain-containing protein, with translation MEESARSFPIPHIHGWFKAALAAVVTIAMLLVLVPFIGNAQEQGADKFVLSNPVLTNDADSTTLNDTITVNTTVNFRVQWALKEGKKLAAGDTFSVELPDDIIGYPASLPEFKLRDGNEDVATCTRHNEKKLSCTFLDNTELLKKEQRLGSLNVSVQARTVTNTKTVSVRVNGTEKMDLSLPKGNGTCVICANKNMPQVAVKSGIIERAQANATPGSLNSFDRVRWEVTIPGNQLASENLSHLEITDTITGDHYFKNNTDIDHTQLRVRVYDSTGKEVTKEFYPSLTGNNPHVLTGVAEGNDKDHTVVARLNELKARMNKPAKGWNPDASGKEDTRVGNYKWVFTYYSFFVEGKTPASKAELDIIPAKNVFKVTNSKNITAERSARYSSAGGDASGVVPFYLTKQVNGLNPELLKRAQQHYFSFDYVCRKEVGKPVEINALSELTKSGNADLYDRGSFGLGVAGDGSRERSPKSYPVGTHCRIWEDKASARFHDVEPNIFTTVESSLLESSDFANVVLSTDLIKNVVPFQNLYPPVAPTTTPTSTTQSTTTTTETTSTTEPTETSSTTETTEPTETSSTEPTETTTTETSTTEPTETTSTTSTTQDTTEPVPPTTSSTEPTEPTSTTSSTEPTPTTSTTEPSTTPSTTSATTTPRVPSGGLEVSKRVDTQSLVGSSIPVNKVFNFVVTWDVNGQSVTKEFSLSDGQTFADFGEIPAGTTVIIREIQPDNGLFESWAQPSFSINGQDVQAQDNAIRVTTGEETVVKVAVTNHRSIPWWPILIPLIPLIPLIPNIPPASPAPPQPVETPAPSSAPSSSMTSTPSMPPKADTTTTQNKTQRNLANTGVELNLIVLLALVLVIAGLVSRFKRS, from the coding sequence ATGGAAGAGTCTGCGCGTTCTTTTCCCATTCCTCATATTCATGGGTGGTTCAAAGCCGCATTAGCAGCTGTTGTAACTATCGCTATGCTGCTAGTTCTGGTTCCCTTTATTGGTAATGCTCAGGAACAAGGTGCCGACAAGTTTGTCTTAAGCAATCCGGTACTTACCAATGATGCCGATAGCACCACCCTGAACGATACGATCACAGTAAATACCACTGTGAATTTTCGTGTCCAATGGGCGCTGAAAGAAGGTAAAAAATTAGCTGCTGGTGATACTTTCAGTGTTGAACTTCCCGACGATATCATTGGCTATCCGGCTAGTTTGCCTGAGTTTAAACTGCGTGATGGTAATGAGGATGTGGCAACGTGCACCCGACATAACGAAAAGAAACTCTCGTGTACTTTCTTGGATAACACCGAATTGCTGAAAAAAGAACAGCGATTAGGTTCACTCAATGTTTCGGTGCAGGCTCGCACAGTTACTAATACCAAGACTGTATCGGTTCGCGTTAATGGAACCGAAAAAATGGACCTGTCTCTTCCTAAAGGCAATGGAACCTGCGTGATCTGTGCGAACAAAAATATGCCTCAGGTAGCGGTTAAAAGCGGCATCATTGAGCGCGCACAGGCAAACGCTACGCCAGGCTCGTTGAATTCTTTTGATCGGGTTCGCTGGGAAGTTACTATTCCCGGTAACCAATTAGCTAGTGAGAACCTTAGCCACTTAGAGATCACCGATACCATTACTGGTGACCATTACTTTAAAAACAACACAGATATAGACCATACCCAGCTACGCGTCCGGGTCTATGATTCAACCGGTAAGGAAGTAACCAAGGAATTCTACCCTTCGCTTACTGGTAATAATCCGCACGTACTTACCGGGGTAGCAGAAGGTAATGACAAAGACCATACCGTTGTTGCCCGTCTGAACGAGCTTAAAGCTCGCATGAATAAACCAGCTAAAGGTTGGAACCCAGATGCCTCAGGCAAAGAAGATACTCGAGTAGGAAACTATAAGTGGGTTTTTACCTACTACAGCTTCTTTGTGGAAGGTAAAACACCAGCTAGTAAGGCGGAACTAGATATTATTCCGGCAAAGAATGTTTTTAAGGTTACTAATAGTAAAAACATTACTGCTGAGCGTAGTGCCCGCTATAGTTCTGCTGGCGGCGATGCTTCTGGTGTCGTTCCGTTCTACTTGACTAAACAGGTTAACGGGCTTAACCCAGAGCTTTTGAAAAGAGCACAGCAACACTACTTTAGTTTCGATTATGTATGCCGCAAAGAAGTAGGCAAACCAGTTGAGATTAATGCTCTTAGCGAGCTGACTAAATCTGGAAATGCTGACCTCTACGATAGAGGTAGTTTTGGTCTCGGCGTTGCTGGCGATGGTTCTCGTGAGCGAAGCCCTAAATCTTATCCAGTAGGCACACATTGCCGAATCTGGGAAGATAAGGCATCGGCACGATTCCATGATGTAGAGCCAAATATTTTCACCACAGTTGAATCTAGTTTGTTGGAGTCGAGCGATTTCGCGAATGTCGTGCTATCAACTGATTTGATAAAGAACGTGGTGCCATTCCAGAACCTTTATCCACCAGTAGCACCAACGACGACACCAACTTCTACTACCCAGTCGACGACAACGACTACTGAGACAACGTCTACTACTGAACCAACTGAGACAAGTTCTACTACCGAAACGACGGAACCAACCGAGACCTCGAGCACCGAGCCAACGGAAACCACCACAACCGAGACCTCGACAACGGAGCCAACAGAAACGACTTCGACCACCTCGACGACGCAGGACACTACCGAGCCGGTACCACCTACGACTTCGAGTACCGAGCCAACAGAGCCAACTTCAACAACCTCAAGTACTGAACCGACTCCAACGACGTCGACGACTGAGCCAAGTACTACCCCAAGTACCACTAGTGCGACCACAACTCCGCGAGTCCCTTCCGGGGGCTTGGAGGTAAGCAAGCGCGTCGATACGCAATCTTTGGTGGGATCGTCGATACCAGTGAATAAGGTGTTCAACTTTGTTGTGACTTGGGACGTTAATGGACAAAGCGTCACTAAGGAATTTAGCCTTTCCGACGGACAAACTTTCGCTGATTTTGGTGAGATTCCAGCGGGCACAACCGTGATAATTCGTGAGATTCAGCCTGATAATGGTTTATTTGAGAGCTGGGCACAGCCAAGCTTTAGTATCAATGGCCAAGATGTGCAGGCGCAGGATAATGCTATTCGGGTAACCACTGGTGAAGAAACCGTGGTGAAGGTAGCAGTGACCAACCATCGCAGCATTCCATGGTGGCCGATCTTGATTCCGTTGATCCCACTTATCCCATTAATACCGAATATTCCACCAGCCTCGCCTGCTCCACCGCAGCCGGTGGAAACCCCAGCACCAAGTAGTGCACCAAGTAGTTCGATGACTAGTACACCAAGTATGCCGCCAAAGGCAGATACGACTACGACGCAGAATAAAACCCAGCGTAACCTGGCAAATACGGGTGTAGAGCTCAACTTAATTGTGTTGCTTGCCCTCGTCCTTGTTATTGCAGGTCTAGTTAGTAGGTTTAAGCGCTCTTAA
- a CDS encoding aspartate-semialdehyde dehydrogenase, with protein MTTVAVVGATGQVGRVMRDLLEARKFPVSQIRFFASARSAGTTLSFNGENIEVEDLALQTEDSLRGIDIALFSAGGSTSTEYAPLFAAAGAVVIDNSSAWRKDDEVPLIVSEVNPDDRHDLPKGIIANPNCTTMAIMPVIKALHEAAGVVKLHVSSYQAVSGSGLAGVETLLKQAAEIGDQAAELVHDGAMMNPTELGPYIAPIAYNVLPLAGNLVEDGSLETDEEQKLRNESRKILGLPELKVAGTCVRVPVFTGHTMVVHAEFNQPISVAQAQSVLEQAPGVQLVEVPTPLAAAGKDDSLVGRIRQDQTIDDNRGLVFVVSGDNLRKGAALNAIQIAELFV; from the coding sequence ATGACTACTGTTGCAGTTGTCGGCGCAACCGGTCAGGTTGGGCGGGTTATGCGCGATCTTTTGGAAGCGCGAAAATTTCCGGTCTCCCAGATTCGATTCTTTGCTTCTGCGCGTTCTGCCGGAACCACGCTGAGCTTTAATGGCGAGAATATTGAGGTAGAAGACTTAGCGCTGCAAACTGAAGATTCTTTACGCGGTATTGATATTGCGCTATTTTCTGCAGGCGGTAGTACCTCTACTGAGTATGCGCCACTTTTTGCGGCTGCCGGGGCGGTAGTTATTGATAACTCTTCTGCCTGGCGCAAAGATGATGAGGTGCCGTTGATTGTCTCTGAGGTTAACCCGGATGATCGCCATGATTTACCCAAGGGGATTATTGCCAACCCGAATTGCACCACCATGGCAATTATGCCGGTGATCAAGGCGCTTCATGAGGCGGCAGGGGTAGTTAAACTGCATGTTTCTAGCTATCAAGCAGTATCTGGTTCCGGTCTTGCCGGCGTGGAAACACTACTTAAACAAGCTGCGGAAATTGGCGATCAAGCCGCTGAATTAGTTCACGATGGCGCAATGATGAACCCAACTGAATTGGGACCATATATTGCTCCCATTGCCTATAATGTGTTGCCGCTGGCCGGTAATTTAGTTGAGGATGGCAGCCTGGAAACCGATGAGGAACAAAAGCTGCGCAATGAATCGCGTAAGATTCTTGGCTTGCCGGAGCTAAAAGTGGCTGGAACGTGTGTGCGGGTTCCTGTATTTACCGGTCATACCATGGTGGTGCACGCCGAGTTTAATCAGCCTATTAGTGTTGCGCAGGCACAGTCGGTACTAGAGCAGGCACCAGGGGTACAGCTAGTTGAGGTTCCTACTCCGCTTGCTGCTGCAGGAAAAGATGATTCCTTGGTTGGGCGTATTCGACAGGATCAGACCATCGATGATAACCGTGGCTTGGTTTTTGTTGTTTCCGGAGATAATTTGCGCAAAGGCGCAGCACTTAATGCTATCCAGATTGCGGAGTTATTTGTTTAA
- a CDS encoding RNA polymerase sigma factor has product MKNAERPSAYVTELALKAGRGDKAALTEFIRLTQKDVWRLLAHLGGSGIADDLTQETYLRVISALPRFAARSSAHTWLLSLARRVWVDNIRHDLARPKKSIAQVESIDSPSESTWSDWVDVQLIIDELPIERREALILTQVLGYSYEEAATIAGVRIGTIRSRVARARADILAASKNNDERGATSA; this is encoded by the coding sequence ATGAAAAACGCCGAGCGCCCAAGCGCCTATGTCACCGAACTAGCACTCAAAGCTGGTCGCGGAGATAAAGCTGCGCTCACCGAATTCATCCGGTTGACCCAAAAAGACGTGTGGCGACTCCTTGCTCACCTCGGCGGCTCCGGAATTGCCGATGACCTCACCCAGGAAACCTACTTACGAGTAATTAGCGCCTTACCACGTTTTGCCGCTCGCTCTTCGGCACATACCTGGCTGCTTTCTTTAGCCCGGCGAGTATGGGTAGATAATATCCGCCACGATCTTGCCCGACCCAAAAAATCCATTGCCCAGGTCGAATCCATTGACTCCCCTAGTGAATCCACGTGGAGTGACTGGGTGGATGTGCAGCTTATTATCGATGAGCTGCCAATAGAGCGTCGCGAAGCACTCATTTTGACCCAAGTTTTAGGCTATTCCTACGAAGAAGCCGCCACTATTGCTGGCGTGCGCATTGGTACCATTCGCTCCCGGGTAGCACGTGCTCGCGCAGATATTCTCGCAGCCAGCAAAAACAATGACGAGCGCGGTGCAACAAGCGCCTAA
- a CDS encoding catalase, translating into MNSSIDSVLANGQLSDTSGTTTRHGGQPVASENISITAGAQGANVLNDIHLIEKLAHFNRERVPERNPHAKGHGAFGELHITEDVSQYTKAKLFQKGTVTPMGVRFSTVAGEQGSPDTWRDVHGFALRFWTEDGNYDIVGNNTPTFFLRDGIKFPDFIHSQKRLGRNGLRDADMQWDFWTRAPESAHQVTYLMGDRGTPKTSRHQDGFGSHTYQWINEAGTPVWIKYHFKTRQGWDCFTDAQAQEMAGKNADYQREDLYNAIENGDYPIWDVKVQIMPFEEAETYRWNPFDLTKTWSQKDYPLIDVGYFILNRNPQNFFTQIEQLALDPSNLVPGIGLSPDRMLQARTFAYADAHRYRIGPNYRQLPINQPIVPVNTYSHEGAMAYQFNPATAPTYSPNRFDKGAGFLDDGETTSSGKSYGQAVDLYVNPDPHGTDLVRAAYVRHEQDDDFIQAGILFREVFDDGEKQRFIDNVTNAMVGISPEVEQRVYWYWSQVDEQLGEEIKRVFATKK; encoded by the coding sequence ATGAATTCTTCAATTGATTCAGTATTGGCCAACGGTCAACTTTCAGACACTTCCGGAACCACGACTCGTCACGGCGGGCAGCCGGTCGCTAGTGAAAATATCTCTATTACCGCTGGCGCACAGGGGGCGAATGTACTCAATGACATTCACCTCATTGAAAAACTGGCGCATTTTAACCGCGAGCGCGTTCCAGAGCGCAACCCACACGCTAAAGGCCATGGCGCTTTTGGTGAACTGCACATTACTGAGGATGTTTCCCAATACACCAAGGCAAAACTCTTCCAAAAAGGCACTGTTACCCCAATGGGTGTGCGTTTTTCTACCGTTGCCGGTGAGCAGGGTTCGCCAGATACCTGGCGCGATGTACATGGTTTTGCGCTTCGTTTTTGGACTGAGGATGGCAACTATGACATCGTCGGCAATAACACCCCGACTTTTTTCCTACGGGATGGAATAAAATTCCCTGATTTTATTCACTCCCAGAAGCGCTTAGGTCGTAACGGGCTACGCGATGCGGATATGCAGTGGGATTTTTGGACCCGCGCCCCAGAAAGCGCCCACCAAGTTACCTACCTGATGGGGGATCGGGGTACTCCGAAGACCTCGCGCCACCAGGATGGCTTTGGCTCACACACGTATCAGTGGATCAATGAAGCAGGAACTCCAGTATGGATTAAATACCACTTCAAGACCCGCCAGGGCTGGGACTGCTTTACCGACGCCCAGGCGCAGGAAATGGCCGGAAAAAACGCTGACTACCAGCGCGAAGATCTTTATAACGCAATCGAAAACGGCGACTATCCTATTTGGGATGTCAAGGTTCAGATTATGCCTTTTGAAGAGGCAGAAACCTACCGTTGGAACCCCTTCGATCTAACCAAGACCTGGTCGCAAAAAGACTATCCGCTTATCGACGTCGGATACTTTATTCTTAACCGTAATCCACAGAACTTCTTCACTCAGATTGAACAGCTCGCACTGGATCCATCCAATTTGGTGCCAGGTATTGGTCTTTCCCCAGATCGCATGCTGCAAGCACGTACCTTTGCTTATGCCGACGCGCACCGCTACCGTATTGGACCGAACTATCGCCAGCTGCCAATCAACCAGCCAATTGTGCCGGTCAACACTTACTCGCATGAAGGGGCAATGGCTTATCAGTTCAATCCTGCGACGGCACCTACCTATAGCCCGAATCGCTTTGATAAAGGCGCAGGTTTCCTCGATGATGGCGAGACCACCAGCTCTGGAAAGAGCTACGGGCAAGCTGTTGATCTCTATGTGAACCCAGATCCACATGGCACAGATCTTGTACGTGCTGCCTATGTTCGTCATGAGCAAGACGACGATTTTATTCAGGCCGGAATTCTCTTCCGGGAGGTTTTCGACGACGGTGAGAAACAGCGTTTTATTGATAACGTAACCAATGCCATGGTTGGTATTTCGCCAGAAGTTGAACAGCGCGTTTATTGGTACTGGTCTCAGGTTGATGAACAACTAGGTGAAGAAATCAAGCGCGTTTTCGCAACTAAGAAGTAA
- a CDS encoding siderophore-interacting protein, producing MPFQPFLVTVARTQEISPHFRRITFTGASEIGPAVPVRDQRIKLIIPGTAGLSQLVGEDWFSTWRSLDPASRGFMRTYSIRDLRRQADEIDIDFVLHPGSPGPASSWAETAKIGDQLLIIAPDRDDDTGAGIEFAPGRARQVFLFGDETAVPAIARIIADWPAGLYGTAFAEVPDAADIQEFDCPDTLTLNWLVRPAGINHGELLNQAVAELVHAPATPVLLTTDAAPVWETPVYSSAGEEITEEAVAEDTYYWIAGECSAVTTMRRLLVKEAGIPRGNVSFMGYWKRGRCLDD from the coding sequence ATGCCATTTCAACCTTTTTTGGTTACTGTTGCCCGCACCCAAGAAATCTCTCCCCATTTTCGCCGGATCACTTTTACTGGTGCCAGCGAGATTGGCCCAGCAGTACCGGTGCGTGACCAGCGCATTAAACTTATTATCCCCGGTACAGCCGGGTTGTCTCAGCTAGTTGGTGAGGATTGGTTTAGCACCTGGCGCAGCCTAGATCCCGCTAGCCGAGGATTTATGCGTACTTATTCCATCCGTGATCTTCGTCGACAAGCAGATGAAATCGACATTGATTTTGTGCTCCACCCAGGAAGCCCCGGCCCGGCAAGTAGTTGGGCAGAAACCGCCAAAATAGGCGATCAACTGCTTATCATTGCCCCTGATCGTGACGATGACACCGGCGCAGGCATTGAATTTGCTCCCGGAAGAGCCCGCCAGGTTTTCCTCTTTGGCGATGAAACAGCCGTACCTGCGATTGCCCGCATTATCGCTGATTGGCCAGCAGGGCTTTATGGTACCGCCTTTGCCGAGGTGCCCGATGCGGCAGATATTCAAGAGTTTGATTGTCCTGATACGCTCACACTGAATTGGCTGGTACGCCCAGCAGGGATAAACCATGGCGAGCTGCTGAATCAAGCCGTAGCCGAATTAGTACATGCTCCAGCAACACCAGTGCTGTTAACAACAGATGCAGCGCCAGTATGGGAAACACCGGTGTATTCAAGTGCCGGTGAAGAAATAACCGAAGAAGCAGTTGCCGAAGATACTTATTATTGGATTGCCGGTGAGTGCTCAGCAGTAACAACAATGCGTCGGTTATTGGTGAAAGAAGCTGGTATTCCGCGCGGTAATGTGTCGTTTATGGGTTATTGGAAACGAGGTCGCTGCTTAGATGATTAA